One Paenibacillus thermoaerophilus genomic window carries:
- the mutL gene encoding DNA mismatch repair endonuclease MutL, whose protein sequence is MGRIRILDDHIANQIAAGEVVERPASVVKELVENAIDAGADYIEVSAEEGGLSLIRVKDNGAGIHPEDVETAFLRHATSKISTGKDLFAIRTLGFRGEALPSIAAVAKVECRTSATDDGLGRRILIEGGKIVDSGDEAVPRGTEITVRELFYNTPARLKYMKSVQTELGHISDYLYRLALAHPDISFTLRHGSNVLLQSLGNGDLRQAIAAVYGTSTAKAMIPVSGESLDYRLDGFISKPEFTRANRNGITVTVNGRVIRSPQATQALLAAYHTLLPIGRFPVAVLRLKMDPSLVDVNVHPSKLEVRFSKEAELMEIVRSAAFTALTGMVHIPSGAASRPGPARPAAVQEQLELYRAPAAPEIAAASSPAPLRGTIPADRTAGAAAPAYGRPAASGAGETIRPSAQASRPTAYGAKREADRPPIGYPAPTGGSAGAERRLEAAGRWLEREADLARQAAESPRGSAGRSGEAGDASPDALAESPASAGRGPGGLPAFPLLSPIGQLHGTYIVAQNDRGLYLIDQHAAHERINYEWFYDRFGRPGDAVQPLLVPIPLEFTAAEAAVLTDRLDLLRTVGVELEPFGPNSFLIRALPHWLPEGREQEIVEEMIRWLMEERNSIEVAKLREKSAILCSCKASIKANEAMTVTEMEALLDRLGRCRQPYTCPHGRPIVVSFSVYELEKMFKRVM, encoded by the coding sequence ATGGGCCGCATTCGCATATTGGACGACCATATCGCCAACCAGATCGCCGCCGGCGAGGTGGTCGAGCGGCCGGCTTCCGTCGTCAAGGAGCTGGTGGAGAACGCGATTGACGCCGGCGCGGATTATATCGAGGTGTCGGCCGAAGAAGGCGGACTTTCGTTGATTCGCGTCAAGGACAACGGAGCCGGCATACACCCGGAGGATGTCGAGACGGCATTCCTGCGGCACGCGACCAGCAAAATATCGACCGGCAAGGACTTGTTCGCGATCCGGACGCTTGGCTTCCGGGGCGAGGCGCTGCCGAGCATCGCGGCTGTCGCCAAAGTCGAGTGCCGCACCTCGGCGACGGACGACGGCCTCGGCCGCCGCATCTTGATCGAAGGCGGAAAAATTGTCGATTCAGGCGACGAAGCGGTTCCGAGGGGCACGGAGATTACGGTGCGGGAGCTGTTCTACAATACGCCGGCGCGCCTCAAATATATGAAGTCCGTCCAGACGGAGCTGGGGCATATCTCGGATTACCTGTACAGACTGGCGCTGGCCCATCCCGACATCTCGTTTACTCTGCGCCACGGGAGTAACGTTCTGCTGCAGTCGCTGGGCAACGGGGATCTGCGTCAGGCGATCGCCGCCGTCTACGGGACGTCGACGGCCAAAGCCATGATTCCCGTCTCCGGCGAGTCGCTCGATTACCGTCTGGACGGCTTTATCTCCAAGCCGGAGTTCACCCGCGCGAACCGCAACGGCATCACCGTCACGGTGAACGGCCGCGTCATCCGCAGTCCGCAGGCGACGCAGGCGCTGCTCGCCGCCTACCATACGCTGCTGCCGATCGGCCGGTTCCCGGTAGCCGTCCTCCGGCTGAAGATGGACCCTTCGCTCGTCGATGTCAACGTCCATCCGTCGAAGCTGGAGGTGCGGTTCAGCAAGGAAGCGGAGCTGATGGAAATCGTGCGCTCCGCCGCGTTCACCGCCCTGACGGGCATGGTACATATTCCTTCGGGCGCGGCGTCCCGTCCGGGGCCCGCCAGGCCGGCGGCCGTGCAGGAGCAACTGGAGCTGTACCGGGCCCCGGCCGCTCCGGAGATCGCGGCGGCTTCGTCTCCCGCGCCCCTGCGGGGCACGATCCCGGCGGATCGTACCGCGGGCGCGGCGGCCCCGGCTTACGGCCGGCCGGCGGCAAGCGGCGCCGGGGAGACGATCCGCCCCTCCGCGCAAGCGTCCCGGCCGACCGCCTACGGAGCCAAGCGGGAGGCGGACCGGCCCCCGATCGGCTATCCGGCGCCGACAGGCGGCTCCGCCGGCGCGGAGCGGCGTCTTGAAGCCGCCGGGCGCTGGCTGGAGCGCGAAGCCGACCTGGCGCGGCAGGCGGCGGAATCGCCGCGCGGCAGCGCCGGCCGGAGCGGCGAAGCCGGAGACGCGTCGCCGGACGCGCTCGCGGAAAGCCCGGCCTCGGCCGGGAGAGGACCGGGAGGGCTGCCGGCGTTCCCTCTGCTGTCGCCGATCGGGCAACTGCACGGCACGTATATCGTCGCGCAAAATGACCGAGGCTTGTATTTGATCGACCAGCACGCGGCTCACGAACGGATCAACTACGAATGGTTCTACGACCGGTTCGGCCGTCCGGGAGACGCGGTTCAGCCTCTGCTGGTGCCGATTCCTCTTGAATTTACGGCGGCGGAAGCGGCCGTGCTGACCGACCGGCTCGATCTGCTGAGAACGGTCGGGGTGGAGCTGGAGCCGTTCGGGCCGAATTCCTTCCTGATCCGGGCGCTGCCCCACTGGCTGCCCGAAGGGCGGGAACAGGAAATCGTCGAAGAGATGATCCGCTGGCTGATGGAGGAGCGCAATTCGATCGAGGTGGCCAAGCTTCGGGAGAAGTCCGCCATCCTCTGCTCCTGCAAAGCTTCGATCAAAGCCAACGAGGCGATGACCGTGACCGAGATGGAAGCGCTGCTCGACCGGCTCGGCCGCTGCCGGCAGCCGTATACGTGCCCGCACGGCCGGCCGATCGTCGTCAGCTTCAGCGTATACGAGCTGGAAAAAATGTTTAAACGGGTGATGTAG
- a CDS encoding class I SAM-dependent methyltransferase: MTTGYNPEPDAIERAKRLAGELDADYVPRRQSSLPRLRKQHGHKDAIVVLGREVRYVPETGEPLVFHPGTSIIRVKRLLKGQSDPMLDLAGVLPGDRVLDCTAGLAGDSIVFSARVGETGRVTALESDRTLYTLVREGIALYAGGPPEFAEAMRRIDLRHADHLAFLREQPDNSYDVVYFDPMFRSPVEESSSIRPLRPLANPEPVSAEAVAEAVRVARRAVMLKERRDSGEFERLGFTPHVRAHSQVAYGVIAK; encoded by the coding sequence GTGACGACTGGGTACAATCCCGAACCGGACGCGATCGAACGGGCGAAGCGGCTGGCCGGAGAGCTGGACGCGGACTACGTGCCGAGACGCCAGTCTTCGCTGCCCCGCCTGCGCAAGCAGCACGGGCACAAGGACGCGATCGTGGTGCTCGGACGGGAGGTTCGATACGTGCCGGAGACGGGCGAACCTCTCGTGTTCCATCCCGGCACGTCGATCATCCGCGTCAAACGGCTGCTGAAAGGGCAGAGCGATCCGATGCTCGATCTCGCCGGCGTCCTTCCCGGGGACCGGGTATTGGATTGCACGGCCGGGCTGGCCGGCGATTCGATCGTGTTCTCGGCGAGGGTCGGAGAAACAGGACGGGTGACGGCGCTGGAATCTGACCGGACGCTGTATACGCTCGTTCGCGAGGGGATCGCCCTGTATGCAGGCGGGCCTCCGGAGTTTGCCGAGGCGATGCGGCGGATCGATCTGCGGCATGCGGATCACCTCGCCTTTTTGCGCGAACAGCCGGATAACAGCTACGACGTGGTTTATTTCGACCCGATGTTCCGGTCGCCGGTGGAAGAGTCTTCGTCGATACGGCCGCTTCGTCCGCTTGCGAATCCGGAGCCCGTCTCGGCCGAGGCGGTCGCCGAAGCCGTGCGGGTGGCCCGGAGAGCCGTGATGCTCAAGGAGCGCCGCGACAGCGGCGAGTTCGAGCGGCTCGGCTTCACGCCGCATGTCCGCGCCCATTCACAAGTCGCTTACGGGGTGATCGCGAAATGA
- the miaA gene encoding tRNA (adenosine(37)-N6)-dimethylallyltransferase MiaA, which yields MTMDKPDGKPPLLAIVGPTAVGKTALSLTLAERLNGEIVSGDSMQVYRRMDIGTAKATPAERARVRHHLIDIKNPDEPFSVAEFQTLARKAIEDIGSRGKLPILVGGTGLYVESLCYGYDFPERATDEAYREKLREYGREHGTQALWDKLREVDPDTAGRLHANDERRIIRALEVYHATGERLSDQLRKQRRESPYRLCLIGLTMEREQLYRRIGERVDAMIREGLVGEVRSLLAAGWPPNATAFQGIGYKEIVPYLEGRMSLEEAVELLKRDTRRFAKRQLSWFRHMKEIEWVDVTRIENFTAHLERIHAIIASKLGIVGDRGR from the coding sequence ATGACGATGGACAAGCCGGACGGGAAGCCCCCGCTGCTCGCGATCGTCGGACCGACCGCCGTCGGCAAAACGGCGCTTAGCCTGACGCTGGCCGAGCGGCTGAACGGGGAAATCGTCTCGGGAGACTCGATGCAGGTGTACCGGCGGATGGATATCGGCACGGCCAAGGCGACGCCGGCCGAGAGGGCCAGAGTGCGCCACCATCTCATCGACATCAAAAATCCGGACGAGCCTTTTTCCGTTGCCGAATTCCAGACGCTTGCGAGGAAGGCCATCGAGGATATCGGGTCGCGCGGGAAGCTGCCGATTCTCGTCGGAGGGACGGGCCTCTACGTGGAATCGCTGTGCTACGGCTACGATTTTCCCGAGAGGGCGACCGACGAGGCGTACAGGGAGAAACTGCGGGAATACGGCCGGGAACACGGGACGCAAGCGCTGTGGGACAAGCTGAGAGAAGTCGATCCCGACACGGCCGGCCGCCTGCACGCCAACGACGAGCGGCGGATCATCCGGGCGCTGGAGGTGTATCACGCGACTGGCGAGAGGCTGTCGGATCAGCTTCGGAAGCAGAGGCGGGAATCTCCTTACCGGTTATGCCTGATCGGGTTGACGATGGAACGGGAGCAGTTGTACCGGCGCATCGGGGAGCGCGTGGACGCGATGATCCGCGAAGGGCTGGTCGGCGAAGTGAGGAGCCTGCTGGCAGCGGGCTGGCCGCCGAACGCAACGGCGTTCCAAGGCATCGGATACAAGGAAATTGTTCCATATTTGGAAGGGCGGATGTCGCTGGAGGAGGCGGTCGAGCTGCTCAAGCGGGATACGAGGCGGTTCGCCAAGCGCCAGCTTTCCTGGTTCCGCCATATGAAGGAAATCGAGTGGGTCGATGTGACGCGGATAGAAAATTTTACTGCCCATCTGGAGCGGATTCATGCTATAATAGCTTCTAAGCTGGGGATTGTCGGCGACAGGGGCCGATGA
- the hfq gene encoding RNA chaperone Hfq has protein sequence MNKPINIQDTFLNQLRKDSVPVTVYLTNGFQIRGVIKAFDNFTIVIDSEGRQQMVYKHAISTFTPMRPVSLAQPQQTDPS, from the coding sequence ATGAACAAGCCGATTAATATCCAGGATACGTTTTTGAACCAACTCCGCAAGGACAGCGTGCCCGTCACGGTTTATTTGACGAACGGCTTCCAGATCCGCGGCGTCATCAAAGCGTTTGACAACTTCACCATCGTCATTGACAGCGAAGGCCGTCAGCAAATGGTGTACAAGCACGCCATTTCGACCTTCACGCCGATGCGTCCCGTCTCGCTGGCCCAGCCGCAGCAGACGGATCCGTCTTGA